In Oryza brachyantha chromosome 1, ObraRS2, whole genome shotgun sequence, the following are encoded in one genomic region:
- the LOC102700098 gene encoding pentatricopeptide repeat-containing protein At4g21190 translates to MFAVRYGPSTFAFGFERAAAAHPRKFGSLVVCGARGPRPRYPRVWKTRKRIGTVSKSQKLVQCVKGLSNVKEEVYGALDSFVAWELEFPLIAVKKALKTLEYEKEWKRIIQVIKWMFNKGQGKTMGSYYTLLNALIEDGRVEEAEELYGKIFSRYLEGLPRTFFMRMISLYYRLESYQKMFEIFADMEELGVRPDGSIIRMLGDVFQKLGMMDKYVKLKKKYPPPKWEYRYIKGKRIRLKVYPKNEIEEPMRDPATDEVEEEESMDLDSELEEAASAGLDRNVLDEAACGDLEFV, encoded by the exons ATGTTTGCTGTGAGGTACGGACCGAGTACATTTGCCTTTGGATTCGAAAGGGCTGCTGCTGCACATCCTCGAAAGTTCGGTTCTTTAGTG GTTTGTGGTGCCAGGGGTCCGAGGCCAAGATATCCTCGTGTGTGGAAAACTCGCAAGAGAATTGGAACCGTTTCCAAGTCTCAAAAGCTTGTCCAATGT GTTAAAGGTTTGTCTAATGTAAAGGAGGAAGTGTATGGTGCCCTTGATTCATTTGTTGCATGGGAATTGGAGTTTCCCTTGATAGCAGTAAAGAAGGCACTTAAGACACTAGAATACGAAAAGGAATGGAAACGAATAATTCAG GTTATTAAATGGATGTTTAACAAAGGTCAAGGAAAGACAATGGGAAGCTATTACACGTTGTTAAATGCTTTGATTGAGGATGGGCGAGTGGAGGAAGCAGAAGAGCTGTATGGGAAAATATTCTCACGGTATTTGGAGGGTTTGCCTCGTACCTTTTTCATGAGAATGATATCTCTATATTACAGATTGGAATCGTATCAGAAGATGTTTGAG ATCTTTGCTGATATGGAGGAGCTGGGTGTTAGACCTGATGGTTCAATTATCAGAATGCTTGGTGATGTATTTCAGAAGTTAGGGATGATGGACAAATATGTGAAACTGAAGAAGAAATATCCACCACCAAAATGGGAATATCGATACATCAAAGGCAAGCGCATCAGGTTAAAAGTCTATCCGAAAAACGAAATTGAGGAACCAATGAGAGACCCAGCCACCGACGaagtggaagaggaagaaagcaTGGACCTAGACAGTGAATTGGAAGAAGCTGCAAGTGCAGGCCTAGACAGGAATGTATTGGACGAAGCAGCTTGTGGAGACCTTGAATTTGTGTAG
- the LOC102717488 gene encoding bifunctional riboflavin kinase/FMN phosphatase-like, producing MAATPQVSAVIFDLDGTLLDTEKATRDVLNEFLAAYGKVPDKEKEERRLGQMYRESTTGIIADYGLPLTVEEYAEAIYPLYLKRWQKAKPLPGVERLVKHLHRNGVPLALASNSVRRNIDHKLLKLGDWKDCFSVILGGDQVPRGKPSPDIFLEAAKRLGVNPSSCLVIEDSLVGVQGARAAGAKVVAVPSLQSQRRHYSIADVILYSLLDFHPELWGLPPFEDRIQGALPIEPLFLSAQVGHAISKSLHMVIEGDCTYEYVPDQISGIYFGWAKLEAGGVSRAVISIGWDLSLRTIERVMHIYFLDSCCKITTEETLKLLLVGYIRKLQCTESTSQALTLTVEDQAIARDALGLPVFSEYAKLENGLLQFFSPDIPS from the exons ATGGCAGCGACGCCCCAGGTCTCGGCCGTCATCTTCGACCTCGACGGCACGCTCCTAGACACAG AGAAGGCGACAAGGGACGTCCTGAACGAGTTCCTGGCGGCGTATGGGAAGGTCCCAGacaaggagaaggaggagaggaggttgGGGCAGATGTACAGGGAGTCCACCACCGGGATCATCGCCGATTATGGGCTGCCGCTCACCGTAGAAGAATATGCGGAGGCGATATACCCGTTGTACCTGAAAAG GTGGCAAAAGGCAAAGCCACTTCCTGGAGTCGAAAGGCTTGTCAAACATCTTCATAGGAATGGAGTGCCGCTAGCACTTGCTTCAAATTCCGTCAGGAGAAATATCGAtcacaaacttttaaaattaggag attgGAAAGACTGCTTTTCTGTGATTCTTGGTGGAGATCAGGTCCCTCGTGGAAAACCTTCCCCTGACAT ATTTCTGGAGGCCGCGAAAAGACTTGGTGTAAATCCATCATCATGTTTGGTCATAGAAGATTCTCT TGTCGGAGTTCAGGGTGCCAGGGCTGCTGGGGCAAAGGTAGTTGCTGTTCCATCACTCCAAAGTCAAAGGCGGCACTACTCAATTGCTGATGTCATCCTCTACTCACTGCTGGACTTCCATCCTGAGTTGTGGGGTCTTCCTCCATTTGAAGATC GCATTCAAGGTGCTTTACCTATTGAACCATTATTCTTGAGTGCCCAGGTAGGCCATGCAATTTCAAAGAGTCTTCATATGGTAATAGAAG GTGACTGTACCTACGAATATGTTCCTGATCAAATATCGGGAATTTACTTTGGCTGGGCCAAGTTAGAAGCAGGCGGAGTCTCTAGGGCGGTCATCAGCATTGGATGGGACCTTTCACTGAGGACTATTGAAAGAGTGATG CACATATATTTCCTTGATTCCTGCTGTAAGATAACAACGGAGGAGACCCTGAAGCTGCTGTTAGTAGGGTACATCCGGAAGCTACAATGCACG GAAAGTACATCACAAGCATTGACCTTAACTGTCGAAGATCAAGCCATTGCAAGAGATGCATTGGGCCTCCCAGTTTTTTCTGAATATGCAAAGTTAGAAAATGGCCTTCTTCAGTTCTTCTCTCCTGACATACCATCGTAA
- the LOC102717763 gene encoding heavy metal-associated isoprenylated plant protein 28 — protein MTIVEMSVHMDCAGCEKKIRKAIQRMEGVDDVEIDMERQKVTVNGNVEQKKVLKAVRRTGRRAVLWPHPYTAGATAGVLAQQQQHYHPGGGQAHAAHAARPTSSYNYYKHGYDDSLLYGANSAVVGSRATDYFSDENPQSCSVM, from the exons ATGACG ATCGTGGAGATGAGCGTGCATATGGACTGCGCTGGGTGTGAGAAGAAGATACGGAAGGCAATACAAAGAATGGAAG GCGTCGACGATGTGGAGATCGACATGGAAAGGCAGAAGGTGACGGTGAACGGGAACGTGGAGCAGAAGAAGGTGCTCAAGGCGGTGCGGAGGACGGGGAGGCGCGCCGTGCTGTGGCCGCACCCGTacaccgccggcgccaccgcgggCGTGCtcgcgcagcagcagcagcactacCACCCCGGCGGGGGCCAGGCGCACGCAGCCCACGCGGCGCGCCCGACGTCCTCCTACAACTACTACAAGCACGGCTACGACGACTCGCTCCTCTACGGCGCCaactccgccgtcgtcggcagCAGGGCCACCGATTACTTCAGCGACGAGAACCCGCAGAGCTGCTCCGTCATGTGA
- the LOC102717209 gene encoding DNA polymerase eta isoform X1 yields MPVARPEPQEPRVIAHVDMDCFYVQVEQRRNPALRGQPTAVVQYNDWKGGGLIAVSYEARKFGVKRSMRGDEAKTVCPSINLVQVPVARDKADLNVYRSAGSEVVAILATKGKCERASIDEVYLDLTDAAKEMLLESPPELLELIFEEATKSNILGLPSDVSNKEDSVKAWLCRTDADYQDKLLSCGAIIVAQLRVRVLEETQFTCSAGIAHNKMLAKLVSGMHKPAQQTVVPSSAVQDFLVSLPIKKMKQLGGKLGSSLQDDLGVNTVGDLLSFTEEKLQEYYGVNTGTWLWKIARGISGEEVEDRLLPKSHGCGKTFPGPKALKDNASVKTWLDRLCEELSERVQSDLNQNKRIAQTLTLYARACKKNGCDSIKKFPSKSCPLRYGTGKIQEDAMKLFESGLHDFLGSQITKWSITSLSVSASKIFDIPSGTSSILRYIKGPNSTVSPANLDCSLHEDLSLGNKLYIAPNHEEHCEPSSSEKGDHGNNSILAKQSQAKEEKKMSKKLTEVKGTCSILKFLSQSPPALNEKRKFDSLMCSHPGPESSSEANKAEDHTPTQSVDRNNFSTGGGTSASSSPWMLNVEDIDPAVVEELPPEIQREIHGWIRMPKHSSSKARGSTISSYFQPAKRS; encoded by the exons ATGCCGGTGGCGAGGCCGGAGCCGCAGGAGCCGCGGGTGATCGCCCACGTCGACATGGATTGCTTCTACGTCCAAG TTGAGCAGCGGAGGAACCCGGCGCTCAGGGGGCAGCCGACCGCCGTGGTGCAGTACAACGACTGGAAAGGCGGCGGGCTGATTGCCGTCAGCTACGAGGCCCGAAAGTTTGGCGTGAAGAG GTCTATGCGTGGTGATGAGGCCAAGACGGTCTGTCCAAGTATCAATTTGGTTCAGGTTCCGGTGGCCCGTGACAAGGCTGATCTTAATGTTTACCGGAGTGCTGGCTCTGAG GTTGTAGCAATCCTTGCCACCAAGGGAAAGTGCGAGCGAGCATCCATCGACGAAGTTTATCTTGACCTCACTGATGCAGCCAAGGAAATGCTCTTAGAATCTCCGCCGGAGTtattggagttgatttttgagGAGGCCACAAAGTCAAATATCCTGGGCCTTCCTtct GATGTCAGCAATAAGGAAGATAGTGTGAAGGCATGGCTTTGTAGAACCGATGCTGATTACCAGGATAAATTACTATCTTGTGGGGCTATAATTGTTGCACAATTGCGGGTCAGGGTTTTGGAGGAAACCCAATTCACATGCTCTGCTGGCATTGCTCATAATAAG ATGTTAGCAAAACTTGTCAGTGGGATGCACAAGCCTGCTCAGCAGACAGTTGTTCCTTCATCAGCAGTTCAAGATTTCCTAGTATCACTGCCAATAAAGAAGAT GAAGCAACTTGGTGGTAAGCTTGGGAGTTCCTTGCAGGATGACCTTGGGGTCAATACTGTTGGTGATCTTCTAAGTTTTACAGAAGAAAAACTACAAGAGTACTATGGAGTAAATACAGG AACATGGTTATGGAAGATTGCAAGAGGTATTAGTGGAGAAGAAGTAGAAGATCGTCTTCTACCAAAGAGCCATGGGTGTGGAAAGACATTTCCTGGCCCAAAAGCATTAAAGGATAATGCTTCT GTTAAGACTTGGCTGGATCGACTTTGTGAAGAACTGAGTGAACGGGTTCAATCTGACTTGAACCAGAACAAGAGAATTGCTCAAACACTAACTCTCTATGCCAGGGCATGTAAG AAAAACGGGTGTGATTCAATAAAGAAATTCCCTTCCAAATCTTGTCCATTGCGTTATGGGACTGGAAAAATTCAAGAAGATGCAATGAAGCTATTTGAATCTGGGCTTCATGATTTTTTGGGTTCTCAAATCACAAAATGGAGCATAACATCTCTTTCTGTTTCAGCAAGCAAAATATTCGACATACCAAGT GGAACAAGCTCTATCTTGAGATACATTAAAGGCCCAAATTCCACTGTTTCACCAGCTAACCTTGATTGTTCTTTACATGAGGATCTATCCCTTG GTAACAAGTTGTATATAGCACCTAATCATGAAGAACATTGTGAACCATCATCATCTGAGAAAGGAGACCATGGAAACAATAGTATTTTAGCCAAACAGAGTCAggcaaaggaagaaaaaaagatgtcaAAGAAGTTAACTGAGGTTAAG GGAACTTGTTCTATTCTGAAGTTCCTTTCACAAAGTCCGCCTGCCCtcaatgagaaaagaaaatttgacaGCTTAATGTGCAGTCATCCAG GTCCTGAAAGTTCTTCAGAAGCAAATAAAGCTGAAGACCATACACCTACGCAGTCTGTTGATAGGAACAATTTTAGCACTGGTGGGGGTACCTCTGCAAGCAGTAGCCCTTGGATGTTGAATGTTGAAGATATCGATCCAGCCGTAGTGGAAGAACTGCCCCCGGAGATACAGAGAGAGATACATGGATGGATTCGCATGCCAAAGCACTCAAGCTCAAAGGCGAGGGGTTCTACCATCTCATCGTACTTTCAACCTGCAAAGAGGTCATGA
- the LOC102717209 gene encoding DNA polymerase eta isoform X2, whose product MPVARPEPQEPRVIAHVDMDCFYVQVEQRRNPALRGQPTAVVQYNDWKGGGLIAVSYEARKFGVKRSMRGDEAKTVCPSINLVQVPVARDKADLNVYRSAGSEVVAILATKGKCERASIDEVYLDLTDAAKEMLLESPPELLELIFEEATKSNILGLPSDVSNKEDSVKAWLCRTDADYQDKLLSCGAIIVAQLRVRVLEETQFTCSAGIAHNKMLAKLVSGMHKPAQQTVVPSSAVQDFLVSLPIKKMKQLGGKLGSSLQDDLGVNTVGDLLSFTEEKLQEYYGVNTGTWLWKIARGISGEEVEDRLLPKSHGCGKTFPGPKALKDNASVKTWLDRLCEELSERVQSDLNQNKRIAQTLTLYARACKKNGCDSIKKFPSKSCPLRYGTGKIQEDAMKLFESGLHDFLGSQITKWSITSLSVSASKIFDIPSGTSSILRYIKGPNSTVSPANLDCSLHEDLSLGNKLYIAPNHEEHCEPSSSEKGDHGNNSILAKQSQAKEEKKMSKKLTEVKMSHCNGSGNLFYSEVPFTKSACPQ is encoded by the exons ATGCCGGTGGCGAGGCCGGAGCCGCAGGAGCCGCGGGTGATCGCCCACGTCGACATGGATTGCTTCTACGTCCAAG TTGAGCAGCGGAGGAACCCGGCGCTCAGGGGGCAGCCGACCGCCGTGGTGCAGTACAACGACTGGAAAGGCGGCGGGCTGATTGCCGTCAGCTACGAGGCCCGAAAGTTTGGCGTGAAGAG GTCTATGCGTGGTGATGAGGCCAAGACGGTCTGTCCAAGTATCAATTTGGTTCAGGTTCCGGTGGCCCGTGACAAGGCTGATCTTAATGTTTACCGGAGTGCTGGCTCTGAG GTTGTAGCAATCCTTGCCACCAAGGGAAAGTGCGAGCGAGCATCCATCGACGAAGTTTATCTTGACCTCACTGATGCAGCCAAGGAAATGCTCTTAGAATCTCCGCCGGAGTtattggagttgatttttgagGAGGCCACAAAGTCAAATATCCTGGGCCTTCCTtct GATGTCAGCAATAAGGAAGATAGTGTGAAGGCATGGCTTTGTAGAACCGATGCTGATTACCAGGATAAATTACTATCTTGTGGGGCTATAATTGTTGCACAATTGCGGGTCAGGGTTTTGGAGGAAACCCAATTCACATGCTCTGCTGGCATTGCTCATAATAAG ATGTTAGCAAAACTTGTCAGTGGGATGCACAAGCCTGCTCAGCAGACAGTTGTTCCTTCATCAGCAGTTCAAGATTTCCTAGTATCACTGCCAATAAAGAAGAT GAAGCAACTTGGTGGTAAGCTTGGGAGTTCCTTGCAGGATGACCTTGGGGTCAATACTGTTGGTGATCTTCTAAGTTTTACAGAAGAAAAACTACAAGAGTACTATGGAGTAAATACAGG AACATGGTTATGGAAGATTGCAAGAGGTATTAGTGGAGAAGAAGTAGAAGATCGTCTTCTACCAAAGAGCCATGGGTGTGGAAAGACATTTCCTGGCCCAAAAGCATTAAAGGATAATGCTTCT GTTAAGACTTGGCTGGATCGACTTTGTGAAGAACTGAGTGAACGGGTTCAATCTGACTTGAACCAGAACAAGAGAATTGCTCAAACACTAACTCTCTATGCCAGGGCATGTAAG AAAAACGGGTGTGATTCAATAAAGAAATTCCCTTCCAAATCTTGTCCATTGCGTTATGGGACTGGAAAAATTCAAGAAGATGCAATGAAGCTATTTGAATCTGGGCTTCATGATTTTTTGGGTTCTCAAATCACAAAATGGAGCATAACATCTCTTTCTGTTTCAGCAAGCAAAATATTCGACATACCAAGT GGAACAAGCTCTATCTTGAGATACATTAAAGGCCCAAATTCCACTGTTTCACCAGCTAACCTTGATTGTTCTTTACATGAGGATCTATCCCTTG GTAACAAGTTGTATATAGCACCTAATCATGAAGAACATTGTGAACCATCATCATCTGAGAAAGGAGACCATGGAAACAATAGTATTTTAGCCAAACAGAGTCAggcaaaggaagaaaaaaagatgtcaAAGAAGTTAACTGAGGTTAAG ATGTCCCACTGCAATGGTTCAGGGAACTTGTTCTATTCTGAAGTTCCTTTCACAAAGTCCGCCTGCCCtcaatga